In Pseudomonas sp. MM213, a genomic segment contains:
- a CDS encoding polysaccharide biosynthesis protein encodes MEKARAFLLGLSRRKKRLIQVFCDVLLVWLALWMAFIVRLGIDDLINPLEEHRWLFISAPIVAIPLFIRFGMYRAVMRYFGSDALIAIIKAVSLSSLLLALVVYWYSNHEAVVPRSIIFNYWWLSLVLIGGLRLAMRQYFLGDWFTAAQHVPFTSRDDGLPKVAIYGAGSAGNQLAVALRMGRLMRPVAFIDDDRSIAHRVISGLQVYTPKHIQQLIDETGAQEILLAVPSATRARRREILNFLEAFPLHVRSVPGFMDLASGRVKVDDIQEVDIADLLGRDTVPAQEDLFSRCIEDQCVLVTGAGGSIGSELCRQILGAHPKTLLLFEHSEFNLYSIMSELEQRISRESLSVKLLPILGSVRHEAKLLDVMKTWHVDTVYHAAAYKHVPMVEHNIAEGVLNNVIGTLNTAQAALQAGVSNFVLISTDKAVRPTNVMGSTKRLAEMTLQALSREAAPVLFGDVSNVSQVNKTRFTMVRFGNVLGSSGSVIPLFHKQIKSGGPLTVTHPKITRYFMTIPEAAQLVIQAGSMGQGGDVFVLDMGEPVKIVELAEKMIHLSGLSIRSDRNPHGDIAIEFSGLRPGEKLYEELLIGDNVVATSHPMIMSADEDHLPWDVLKTRLNELLSAVERDDYTRVRQLLRDTVSGYAPDGEIVDWIYQQRRLEP; translated from the coding sequence ATGGAAAAGGCACGAGCATTCTTGCTAGGGCTATCGCGTAGGAAAAAGCGGTTGATTCAGGTCTTCTGCGACGTTCTGCTGGTCTGGCTTGCACTATGGATGGCATTTATCGTGCGCCTTGGCATTGATGACCTGATCAATCCCCTGGAAGAGCATCGCTGGCTGTTTATCAGTGCTCCGATTGTGGCAATTCCCTTATTCATCCGTTTTGGTATGTATCGTGCTGTCATGCGTTATTTCGGCAGCGATGCGCTGATCGCGATCATCAAGGCTGTCAGTCTTTCTTCGCTGTTGCTCGCACTCGTCGTCTATTGGTACAGCAACCATGAGGCGGTCGTTCCTCGTTCGATCATTTTCAACTATTGGTGGCTGAGCCTGGTGTTGATCGGCGGCTTGCGTTTGGCAATGCGCCAGTACTTTTTGGGCGACTGGTTTACAGCGGCTCAACATGTCCCCTTCACCAGTCGCGATGACGGTTTGCCCAAAGTCGCGATCTACGGCGCGGGGTCTGCCGGCAACCAGCTCGCGGTAGCGTTGCGGATGGGGCGTCTGATGCGCCCGGTTGCGTTCATCGACGATGACCGAAGCATTGCCCACAGGGTTATTTCCGGGCTGCAGGTTTACACCCCAAAACATATCCAGCAGTTGATTGACGAGACAGGTGCGCAGGAGATCTTGCTGGCGGTGCCCTCGGCGACCCGTGCCCGGCGTCGTGAGATATTGAATTTTCTGGAAGCCTTTCCACTGCACGTGCGCAGCGTTCCCGGCTTCATGGACCTGGCCAGCGGGCGGGTCAAGGTCGACGATATTCAGGAAGTGGATATTGCTGATTTGCTGGGCCGCGATACGGTGCCTGCACAGGAAGACCTGTTCTCCCGTTGTATCGAGGATCAATGCGTTCTGGTGACGGGGGCGGGCGGTTCAATCGGATCGGAGCTTTGCCGCCAGATACTGGGCGCTCATCCGAAAACACTGCTGTTGTTCGAACACAGTGAGTTCAATCTCTACAGCATCATGTCCGAGTTGGAGCAGCGGATCAGTCGTGAATCGCTGTCGGTCAAGTTACTGCCGATATTGGGCTCGGTACGTCATGAGGCAAAGCTTCTTGATGTCATGAAAACCTGGCACGTCGATACGGTCTACCACGCGGCGGCCTATAAACACGTGCCGATGGTCGAGCACAACATTGCCGAAGGCGTTCTGAACAACGTCATCGGTACGCTCAACACCGCGCAGGCAGCGCTGCAAGCCGGGGTTTCCAACTTCGTCCTGATTTCCACCGACAAGGCCGTTCGTCCGACCAACGTCATGGGCAGCACCAAGCGCTTGGCCGAAATGACGCTGCAAGCGCTCAGTCGCGAAGCCGCGCCGGTCCTGTTTGGTGATGTCAGCAATGTATCTCAGGTCAACAAGACCCGATTTACCATGGTGCGTTTCGGCAACGTGCTGGGCTCATCAGGCTCGGTCATTCCGCTGTTTCACAAACAGATCAAGTCAGGTGGCCCGTTGACGGTCACGCACCCCAAAATCACCCGCTACTTCATGACCATTCCTGAAGCCGCGCAATTGGTCATTCAGGCCGGCTCAATGGGGCAGGGGGGTGACGTATTCGTACTGGATATGGGCGAGCCGGTGAAAATTGTCGAGCTGGCCGAGAAAATGATTCACCTGTCGGGTTTGAGCATTCGCTCGGATCGCAACCCGCATGGTGATATCGCGATCGAGTTCAGTGGTTTGCGTCCGGGCGAGAAATTGTATGAGGAGTTGCTGATCGGCGATAACGTCGTGGCGACGTCGCATCCGATGATCATGAGCGCCGATGAAGACCATCTGCCATGGGATGTTCTCAAGACGAGGTTGAACGAACTGTTGTCCGCTGTCGAACGGGATGATTACACGCGCGTGCGTCAACTCCTGCGCGACACCGTCAGCGGCTACGCGCCCGATGGCGAGATCGTCGACTGGATCTATCAGCAGCGTCGCCTCGAGCCCTGA
- a CDS encoding ComEA family DNA-binding protein has protein sequence MRTGYFYSLIFALLSTASVAAIAAPAAKSEAGTAPLVMEVAPKVQSEKVDLNRADASTLQRELSGIGEAKAKAIVTYRESNGPFASVDELLEVKGIGKAILDKNREKLEVN, from the coding sequence ATGCGTACTGGCTACTTCTACTCTCTGATTTTTGCCCTCCTGAGCACTGCCTCTGTCGCCGCCATTGCCGCCCCCGCGGCCAAGTCGGAGGCGGGCACTGCACCTCTGGTCATGGAGGTCGCTCCCAAGGTTCAGTCCGAAAAGGTTGATTTGAATCGGGCCGACGCGTCGACGCTGCAACGGGAGTTGTCCGGCATCGGGGAAGCCAAGGCCAAGGCGATTGTTACCTATCGTGAGAGTAATGGGCCGTTTGCATCGGTGGACGAGCTGCTCGAAGTGAAGGGAATCGGCAAAGCCATTCTGGATAAGAACCGCGAAAAGCTTGAGGTGAACTAA
- a CDS encoding SDR family NAD(P)-dependent oxidoreductase → MNSVQAQGTALVTGASSGIGAIYAERLAARGFDLLLVARDEQRLQAAASKLRAEHGVQVEVLKADLTQKDDVLKLEQRLRSDSSISLLLNNAGVAADGLLANADLDQLERLIQLNVTTVTRLASVAAASFAKAGRGTIINIASVVALFPERFNATYSASKAYVLSLTQSLNAELDGTGVKVQAVLPGVTRTEIWERSGIDASQIPADMVMEAGEMVDASLSGLDQGELITIPSLPDASDWDAFVAARLVMAPNLSKSKAASRYK, encoded by the coding sequence ATGAATTCTGTCCAGGCCCAAGGTACAGCTCTTGTTACCGGTGCTTCATCCGGGATTGGTGCCATTTACGCTGAGCGCTTGGCAGCGCGCGGTTTTGATTTGTTGCTGGTTGCACGTGACGAACAGCGTCTTCAGGCCGCGGCGAGCAAGCTGCGCGCAGAGCATGGTGTTCAGGTCGAAGTGCTGAAAGCGGATCTCACGCAAAAGGATGATGTGCTGAAACTTGAGCAACGCCTTCGCAGCGATTCGAGTATCAGTCTGCTGCTGAATAACGCGGGTGTCGCGGCAGATGGCTTGCTGGCCAACGCCGATCTGGACCAACTGGAACGTTTGATTCAATTGAACGTAACGACGGTCACGCGCCTGGCTTCGGTGGCGGCCGCCAGTTTTGCCAAAGCCGGCCGGGGTACGATCATCAACATCGCCTCGGTGGTGGCGTTGTTCCCCGAGCGCTTCAACGCCACTTACAGCGCCAGCAAGGCTTATGTGTTGAGCCTGACCCAGTCGTTGAATGCCGAGCTGGATGGCACCGGGGTCAAAGTACAAGCGGTGTTGCCAGGCGTGACGCGCACCGAAATCTGGGAGCGTTCCGGTATCGACGCAAGCCAGATCCCGGCGGACATGGTCATGGAAGCGGGCGAGATGGTCGATGCATCGTTGTCGGGGCTGGACCAGGGAGAACTGATCACCATTCCTTCGTTGCCGGATGCCTCCGACTGGGATGCGTTTGTCGCGGCGCGTCTGGTGATGGCGCCGAATCTTTCCAAAAGCAAGGCCGCTTCGCGTTACAAGTGA
- a CDS encoding lipopolysaccharide biosynthesis protein → MLFDPDHSLMETGTLRKLRIRHREVELNSWLKKSLALYSTNGLNFLLNILIIPILVHYIGFQGYGFYSVYIILSSTLLFLDSALSKSAVSAIYSAGETQRAQLVSSTRAAYVAAGIVLLLATPLIAKGVSVLFPLRTDQLNLAYWIGAAAVVEYVLALPGQYFQMLNVLRARHFAYAQYQLCIQLSRFLAVAIVAAATQQIEWVLAAIVLRKIPDYLILWLFWRKQEAELRTPVAWPLVTTLYRHAAPIIGVALLQVLATEFISIYVSHAYGAETLGKYRSVYDVLNKIWFVATLYPVLVYPKICEWLAAPDKKAWLRDTMPYLNLGSALIYGTLTVAGLALYPLLAQWLPALQDAAPFVAGLLAGICMSGHVRLGYEFLQAQKDAGAALLINLLSLAAGAATLFAFYGYATREIGWAWFVSQLLAVVIVDIRNGILLSSSLRKSVIGLLPWLGAGIGVFITTSIHGMEGALVSLLLLAVFMSSLAFLAKRLRDLRQE, encoded by the coding sequence ATGCTTTTCGATCCAGACCATTCCCTGATGGAAACCGGAACGTTGAGAAAATTACGTATTCGGCATAGGGAGGTGGAGTTGAATAGCTGGCTAAAGAAATCCCTTGCATTGTATTCAACCAATGGTCTGAATTTTCTATTGAATATTCTGATTATTCCGATCCTTGTTCACTACATCGGTTTTCAAGGCTATGGCTTCTATTCCGTCTATATCATTCTCTCCAGCACTCTGCTGTTCCTGGATTCGGCATTATCCAAGTCTGCGGTAAGCGCTATTTACTCGGCTGGGGAAACGCAGCGCGCTCAGCTCGTCAGCTCCACCCGCGCAGCTTACGTCGCGGCGGGTATTGTGCTGTTACTGGCTACCCCCCTGATTGCCAAGGGCGTCTCAGTCCTTTTCCCACTGCGTACCGACCAGCTGAACCTGGCGTACTGGATCGGCGCCGCCGCGGTAGTCGAATACGTTCTGGCCTTGCCGGGGCAGTATTTCCAGATGTTGAACGTGCTGCGGGCGCGGCACTTTGCCTACGCGCAATACCAATTGTGCATCCAGCTAAGCCGTTTCCTTGCCGTGGCAATTGTTGCCGCCGCGACACAGCAGATCGAGTGGGTGCTTGCCGCCATCGTACTCAGGAAAATCCCCGATTACCTGATTTTGTGGCTGTTCTGGCGCAAGCAGGAAGCAGAACTGCGCACCCCGGTTGCATGGCCATTGGTGACCACTCTCTACCGGCACGCGGCACCCATCATCGGCGTCGCGCTCCTGCAAGTGCTCGCAACCGAATTCATATCCATCTATGTCAGCCACGCCTATGGCGCCGAGACACTGGGCAAGTACCGATCCGTTTACGACGTGCTGAACAAAATCTGGTTCGTTGCGACCCTCTACCCGGTGCTGGTCTATCCAAAAATTTGCGAATGGCTGGCTGCCCCGGACAAGAAAGCGTGGCTTCGAGACACGATGCCCTACCTGAACCTGGGCAGTGCACTGATTTACGGCACGCTCACGGTCGCGGGCCTCGCCCTCTATCCGTTACTGGCTCAATGGCTTCCGGCACTCCAGGATGCCGCTCCCTTTGTCGCCGGACTGCTTGCCGGTATCTGCATGTCCGGGCATGTCCGACTCGGGTATGAGTTTCTGCAAGCGCAGAAGGATGCAGGCGCTGCACTTCTGATCAATCTACTTTCGCTTGCCGCCGGTGCCGCCACGCTTTTCGCATTTTACGGATACGCAACCCGAGAAATCGGATGGGCATGGTTCGTTTCTCAATTGCTGGCCGTCGTCATTGTCGACATCCGTAACGGTATACTCTTGTCCTCCTCGCTCCGAAAATCAGTCATTGGGCTACTGCCTTGGCTCGGGGCAGGCATCGGGGTTTTCATCACAACTTCAATTCATGGCATGGAAGGCGCACTTGTTTCACTGCTCCTGCTTGCTGTTTTCATGAGCAGCCTCGCCTTTCTGGCGAAGCGTTTGCGTGACCTAAGGCAGGAATAA
- the fabF gene encoding beta-ketoacyl-ACP synthase II — translation MSERRVVVTGMGLVSPLGSGVEAVWERLLAGRSGLRNLPDEVVADLPAKVGGAVPTLAEDAEAGFDPDRATPPKEQKKMDRFIMFAMEAARQALEQAGWQAQDANAQERTATIIGSGVGGFGAIADAVRTTDSRGPRRLSPFTIPSFLVNLAAGHVSIQHGFKGPLGAPVTACAAGVQAIGDAARLIRCGEADIAVCGGAEASIDRVSLAGFAAARALSSGYNETPERASRPFDRDRDGFVMGEGAGLLVIESLEHALARGAQPLAELVGYGTSADAYHLTAGPEDGSGARRAMSLALAQAGIAAAQVQHLNAHATSTPVGDLGELAAIKSLFGTDNKIAVTSTKSATGHLLGAAGGIEAIFTLLAIRDQIVPATLNLDNPDPAAQGVDIVHGQARPMAIEYALSNGFGFGGVNASVLFKRWQG, via the coding sequence ATGAGTGAACGTCGAGTGGTTGTAACGGGCATGGGTTTGGTGTCTCCGCTGGGTAGCGGGGTCGAAGCCGTCTGGGAGCGTCTGTTGGCCGGGCGTTCGGGATTGCGCAACTTGCCGGACGAAGTCGTGGCTGATCTGCCGGCCAAGGTCGGTGGCGCAGTGCCGACGCTGGCCGAAGATGCCGAAGCAGGTTTTGATCCGGATCGTGCGACGCCGCCCAAAGAGCAGAAGAAGATGGACCGCTTCATTATGTTTGCCATGGAAGCGGCACGTCAGGCGCTTGAGCAAGCGGGTTGGCAGGCACAGGATGCCAATGCCCAGGAGCGTACGGCGACCATTATCGGTTCGGGGGTCGGTGGTTTCGGCGCGATTGCCGATGCGGTACGCACCACCGACAGTCGTGGCCCGCGGCGTTTGTCGCCTTTCACCATTCCCTCGTTTCTGGTCAATCTGGCTGCGGGCCATGTGTCGATCCAGCACGGATTCAAAGGCCCCCTGGGTGCTCCGGTAACGGCGTGCGCGGCCGGGGTTCAGGCGATTGGCGATGCGGCGCGGCTGATCCGTTGCGGCGAGGCGGACATTGCGGTGTGTGGCGGTGCGGAGGCGTCGATCGATCGTGTCAGTCTCGCCGGGTTCGCTGCGGCTCGCGCATTGTCCAGTGGTTACAACGAAACGCCGGAGCGGGCTTCGCGTCCGTTCGACCGTGACCGCGATGGTTTTGTCATGGGTGAGGGCGCAGGCCTTCTGGTGATCGAATCCCTGGAGCATGCACTGGCCCGTGGCGCGCAACCGCTGGCGGAACTGGTCGGTTACGGCACCAGCGCCGACGCCTATCACCTGACCGCCGGCCCCGAAGATGGCAGTGGTGCGCGACGGGCGATGTCGCTGGCGCTGGCTCAGGCGGGCATCGCTGCGGCACAGGTTCAGCACCTCAATGCTCACGCAACCTCGACGCCGGTTGGGGATCTGGGCGAGTTGGCAGCGATCAAATCGTTGTTCGGCACGGATAACAAGATTGCGGTCACGTCGACCAAGTCGGCCACCGGGCATTTGCTCGGCGCGGCGGGCGGGATCGAAGCGATCTTCACGCTGTTGGCGATCCGTGATCAGATCGTGCCGGCCACCCTCAACCTGGATAACCCGGATCCGGCGGCGCAAGGTGTGGACATCGTCCATGGTCAGGCGCGGCCGATGGCCATCGAGTATGCGCTGTCCAACGGTTTCGGCTTTGGTGGGGTCAATGCCAGCGTGCTCTTCAAGCGCTGGCAGGGTTAA
- a CDS encoding O-antigen ligase family protein — protein MRKVNFISIGAALVVFASVATALRFGKLPLGIGELAVMFLFLWALRYKQALRYLTHPIMLFWVGFMVIAAVAALISPVKGGSSVHTAMAYVYTACFSLMALACLEKATQEEFNSFIKALTVIPLALLVIPFLCLMTNSPRLAEWIGMNTLFPSRLSAWSTNPNQLALFLLPIPIWAMAACRESNWQGLRWLRNFLFFWMLFTVGLSVRSDALLLAWAISLPLLTIVALRWVKQANWKIFATMLFAFLVAFGSFKLVIDAPGRQMLIGKSDSVLGVGFDENKGGARKILWAHAAEAWMKSPIIGHGPGAFSYFDDPEVKQEAHNLGFDILTQTGIAGVLLMGALYLWLLFNAYRARDPYSLAVLVVLMVFSGAHFTLRQPVFSLYMIICALAVKNGSFTTVREKPQPL, from the coding sequence ATGCGCAAGGTAAACTTCATCTCGATCGGTGCCGCCCTGGTGGTTTTCGCCTCCGTTGCGACGGCCCTGCGCTTCGGCAAACTACCACTCGGAATCGGCGAACTTGCCGTCATGTTTTTGTTTCTGTGGGCCTTGCGCTACAAGCAGGCACTGCGCTACCTGACGCATCCCATCATGCTTTTCTGGGTAGGTTTCATGGTGATTGCGGCGGTTGCAGCACTGATCAGCCCTGTCAAAGGAGGCAGCTCTGTCCACACAGCGATGGCATATGTGTACACGGCATGCTTCTCTCTGATGGCGCTGGCCTGCCTCGAGAAAGCGACACAGGAAGAGTTCAATAGCTTCATCAAGGCCCTGACCGTCATTCCGCTTGCATTGCTGGTGATTCCGTTTCTCTGCCTGATGACCAATTCTCCCCGGTTGGCGGAATGGATAGGGATGAATACGCTGTTCCCTTCACGCCTTTCTGCCTGGTCCACAAACCCCAATCAGCTCGCCCTGTTCCTGCTGCCGATCCCGATCTGGGCGATGGCCGCTTGCCGCGAGTCAAACTGGCAGGGACTACGCTGGCTACGCAACTTCCTGTTCTTCTGGATGCTGTTCACTGTTGGATTGAGCGTGCGCAGCGATGCACTGCTACTCGCCTGGGCCATTAGCCTGCCACTCCTTACAATCGTCGCGCTGCGTTGGGTGAAACAGGCCAACTGGAAGATATTCGCGACGATGCTGTTCGCTTTCCTGGTTGCGTTTGGTTCATTCAAGCTCGTGATCGATGCCCCCGGACGGCAAATGCTCATCGGAAAGTCGGATTCCGTGCTCGGTGTCGGCTTCGACGAGAACAAGGGCGGTGCCCGCAAAATCCTGTGGGCCCATGCCGCAGAAGCGTGGATGAAGTCCCCTATTATCGGGCATGGTCCGGGCGCGTTCTCTTATTTTGACGATCCGGAAGTCAAGCAGGAGGCGCACAACCTGGGCTTCGACATTCTGACCCAGACCGGCATCGCCGGAGTGTTGCTGATGGGGGCCTTGTACCTGTGGCTTCTTTTCAACGCCTATCGAGCGCGGGACCCTTATTCGCTGGCTGTACTTGTCGTTCTAATGGTTTTCTCAGGGGCGCACTTCACGCTCCGCCAGCCGGTATTCAGTCTCTACATGATCATTTGTGCGCTAGCGGTCAAGAATGGCAGTTTCACTACTGTGCGCGAAAAGCCTCAACCCCTTTGA
- a CDS encoding DegT/DnrJ/EryC1/StrS family aminotransferase, whose translation MLNSPFSPWPSFSEEEANAVRDVILSNKVNYWTGQECREFEKEFAAWSGTEYAIALANGTVALDLAFQALGIGAGDEVIVTSRTFLASVSSIVNAGAVPVFADVDADSQNITAQTIAAVLTPRTRAIVCVHLAGWSCDMDPIMALAEEHDLRVIEDCAQAHGAKYKGRPVGSIGHIGAWSFCQDKIMTTGGEGGMVTTNDRNLWLDMWAYKDHGKSWEAVYEREHAPGFRWVHESFGTNWRMLETQGVLGRIQLRLMDQWQEARLSNARRIWAAADELAGLRVPAIPEDYVHAAYKCYVFVEPEALKAGWTRDRILNEIVARGVPCFSGSCSEVYLEKAFDNTQWRPQERLPVARQLGETSLMFMVHPTLKSAEIDKTCQVLSDVMREAVAG comes from the coding sequence GTGTTGAATTCTCCTTTTTCTCCTTGGCCTTCTTTTTCCGAAGAAGAAGCCAACGCAGTACGTGACGTCATTCTTTCCAACAAAGTCAATTACTGGACCGGTCAGGAGTGCCGTGAATTCGAGAAAGAGTTCGCTGCCTGGAGCGGAACTGAATATGCCATTGCCCTGGCTAACGGCACCGTCGCCCTGGACCTCGCGTTCCAGGCGCTGGGTATTGGTGCCGGGGATGAGGTCATTGTGACCTCCCGAACGTTTCTCGCATCGGTATCCAGCATCGTCAATGCCGGTGCGGTACCTGTGTTTGCCGATGTCGACGCGGATTCGCAGAACATCACGGCGCAGACCATTGCCGCTGTATTGACGCCTCGCACCCGTGCGATTGTCTGCGTGCATCTGGCGGGTTGGTCCTGCGACATGGATCCGATCATGGCGCTGGCCGAGGAGCATGATCTCAGGGTGATCGAAGACTGCGCCCAGGCCCATGGCGCGAAGTACAAAGGACGTCCGGTCGGCTCGATCGGTCATATTGGCGCATGGTCGTTCTGTCAGGACAAGATCATGACCACCGGCGGTGAAGGCGGGATGGTCACCACCAACGATCGCAACTTGTGGCTGGACATGTGGGCCTACAAGGATCACGGCAAGAGCTGGGAAGCTGTCTACGAGCGAGAGCACGCGCCCGGTTTCCGTTGGGTACACGAAAGTTTTGGTACCAACTGGCGGATGCTCGAAACCCAAGGCGTATTGGGGCGTATTCAACTGCGCCTGATGGATCAATGGCAGGAAGCACGCCTGTCCAATGCTCGTAGAATATGGGCCGCCGCTGATGAGTTGGCTGGTTTGCGAGTACCGGCCATCCCGGAGGATTACGTGCATGCGGCGTATAAGTGTTATGTATTCGTCGAGCCTGAGGCCTTGAAAGCCGGTTGGACCCGTGACCGCATTCTCAATGAGATCGTTGCGCGCGGCGTTCCCTGCTTTTCTGGTTCGTGCTCTGAGGTCTATCTGGAAAAGGCATTCGACAATACGCAATGGCGTCCGCAGGAGCGTCTGCCGGTTGCCAGACAGCTGGGTGAGACAAGTTTGATGTTCATGGTGCATCCGACGCTGAAATCCGCGGAAATTGACAAGACCTGTCAGGTTTTGTCCGACGTCATGCGAGAAGCGGTCGCCGGTTGA
- a CDS encoding acetyltransferase, producing MKRLAVLGASGHGKVVADTAQCCGWDQVDFFDDAWPGLTSNGNWLVMGDSATMYARLQNYQGVIVAIGDNVVRQAKLRALIDAAAPVVSLIHPAAVISQYASLGAGSVAFAGAVVNADAKIGCGAILNTGSSVDHDCVLGDSVHISPGARLAGAVSVGERSWIGIGACVRQLIRIGSDVVVGAGAAVVSDVADGVAVAGVPAKVISTI from the coding sequence ATGAAAAGACTGGCGGTTCTCGGGGCTAGCGGGCATGGCAAAGTTGTCGCCGATACCGCGCAATGCTGCGGCTGGGATCAGGTGGACTTTTTCGATGACGCATGGCCCGGACTCACCAGTAATGGCAATTGGCTGGTAATGGGTGATTCGGCGACGATGTACGCTCGACTCCAAAACTATCAGGGTGTCATTGTTGCAATCGGCGATAATGTTGTGCGACAGGCGAAGCTGAGGGCGCTGATCGATGCGGCCGCGCCTGTCGTGTCATTGATTCATCCGGCGGCGGTCATCAGTCAATACGCGTCTCTTGGGGCCGGTTCCGTCGCTTTTGCCGGAGCGGTGGTCAATGCCGACGCGAAGATAGGGTGCGGTGCGATCCTCAATACTGGCTCCAGCGTCGATCATGATTGCGTGTTGGGAGACTCTGTCCATATCAGCCCGGGTGCTCGATTGGCCGGCGCCGTGAGCGTAGGGGAGCGGAGCTGGATCGGAATAGGTGCCTGTGTGAGGCAATTGATCAGGATTGGCAGTGACGTTGTGGTCGGGGCGGGCGCGGCAGTGGTCAGCGATGTGGCTGATGGTGTAGCGGTTGCCGGTGTACCTGCCAAAGTCATTTCAACGATTTGA
- a CDS encoding sugar transferase, whose amino-acid sequence MFKRFIDISASLCALILLAPVMAIVAWKIRKKLGSPVLFRQVRPGRDGKPFEMVKFRTMRDAVDADGNPLADSERMTPFGSFLRASSLDELPELWNVLKGDMSLVGPRPLLMEYLPLYSQQQSRRHEARPGVTGWAQVNGRNALGWDEKFELDVWYVDNQSFWLDLKIIFMTIKKVVVKEGISADGEVTMSKFTGNKR is encoded by the coding sequence ATGTTTAAGCGGTTCATCGATATCAGTGCTTCATTGTGCGCCCTCATACTCCTGGCTCCCGTGATGGCTATCGTCGCCTGGAAAATCCGCAAGAAACTCGGGTCACCGGTTCTCTTCAGGCAGGTTCGTCCTGGTCGGGACGGAAAACCTTTCGAGATGGTGAAATTCCGCACGATGCGTGATGCCGTGGATGCCGATGGCAATCCTCTGGCGGATTCGGAGCGAATGACCCCTTTCGGCAGTTTCCTTCGTGCCAGCAGCCTGGATGAGTTGCCGGAGTTGTGGAATGTCCTTAAAGGGGACATGAGCCTGGTCGGGCCGCGACCGTTGCTGATGGAGTACCTGCCTCTTTATAGCCAGCAACAGAGTCGCCGTCATGAGGCTCGTCCGGGTGTGACCGGATGGGCGCAGGTCAATGGCCGCAACGCGTTGGGTTGGGATGAAAAATTTGAACTGGACGTCTGGTATGTCGACAACCAGTCTTTTTGGCTCGACCTCAAGATCATCTTCATGACGATCAAGAAGGTGGTCGTCAAAGAAGGTATCAGTGCGGACGGTGAAGTCACCATGTCCAAGTTCACCGGTAATAAACGATGA